A window from Nothobranchius furzeri strain GRZ-AD chromosome 17, NfurGRZ-RIMD1, whole genome shotgun sequence encodes these proteins:
- the abhd17b gene encoding alpha/beta hydrolase domain-containing protein 17B — translation MNHLSFSELCCLFCCPPCPSKIAAKLAFLPPEPTYSLMCDESGSRWTLHLSERADWQYSAREKDAVECFMTRTSRGNRIACMFVRCSPNARYTLLFSHGNAVDLGQMSSFYIGLGSRINCNVFSYDYSGYGASSGKPSEKNLYADVDAAWHALRSRYGIRPESVIVYGQSIGTVPSVDLASRYESAAVVLHSPLTSGMRVAFPDTKKTYCFDAFPNIDKISKVTSPVLVIHGTEDEVIDFSHGLALYERCQRPVEPLWVEGAGHNDVELYGQYLERLKQFVAHELNNL, via the exons ATGAATCACCTATCCTTCAGTGAGCTATGTTGCCTGTTCTGCTGTCCACCGTGCCCCAGCAAGATTGCCGCCAAGCTGGCCTTTCTGCCGCCAGAACCCACTTACAGCCTTATGTGTGATGAGAGTGGCAGCAGATGGACTCTGCACCTCTCCGAACGGGCCGACTGGCAGTATTCAGCCCGTGAAAAGGATGCCGTAGAGTGTTTCATGACCCGTACATCCAGAGGGAACCGCATTGCCTGCATGTTTGTGCGCTGCTCACCCAATGCCCGCTACACACTTTTATTCTCTCACGGGAATGCAGTGGACTTGGGCCAGATGAGCAGCTTCTACATCGGCCTGGGTTCACGCATCAACTGCAACGTGTTCTCCTACGACTACTCAGGTTACGGCGCCAGTTCTGGGAAACCCTCGGAGAAGAACCTGTACGCCGACGTGGATGCTGCCTGGCATGCGCTCCGGTCACG GTATGGCATCCGCCCAGAGAGCGTGATCGTGTACGGTCAGAGCATTGGCACTGTGCCCTCTGTGGACCTAGCATCTCGCTACGAGAGTGCCGCAGTCGTCCTCCACTCCCCGCTCACCTCCGGCATGAGAGTGGCTTTCCCCGACACCAAGAAGACCTACTGCTTTGATGCCTTTCCAAA CATTGACAAGATTTCAAAGGTCACGTCACCAGTCCTGGTGATCCACGGTACCGAGGACGAGGTCATCGACTTCTCCCACGGACTGGCCCTCTACGAACGGTGTCAGCGTCCTGTCGAGCCGCTGTGGGTGGAGGGCGCTGGACACAACGACGTGGAGCTCTACGGACAATACCTGGAGAGGCTCAAGCAGTTTGTGGCACACGAGCTGAACAACTTGTAG
- the c17h9orf85 gene encoding uncharacterized protein C9orf85 homolog isoform X1 has protein sequence MSSQKGNISRSRGQKHQNSTAFKNDKHGASLQVKKANSKIHDGLCQHCKGVLEWKVKYNKYKPLTQPRKCVKCSQKTVKDAYHIVCKPCSLQLDICCKCGKKEDIIIPINSHSDNREEEELTKKGRRQRKKDVDDLDCDDEDFFAGLEDEEEEDVDSDKEK, from the exons ATGAGTTCTCAAAAGGGAAATATATCTCGATCGCGAGGCCAGAAGCATCAAAACTCGACTGCCTTCAAAAATGATAAACATGGAGCGAGTTTACAAGTGAAG AAGGCAAATTCAAAGATCCACGATGGGCTTTGTCAGCACTGTAAGGGTGTTCTCGAGTGGAAAGTCAAGTACAACAAATACAAGCCCCTAACCCAGCCCAGAAAATG TGTGAAGTGCTCTCAAAAGACAGTGAAAGATGCATATCACATAGTCTGTAAGCCCTGTTCGCTCCAGCTGGACATCTGCTGTAAGTGTGGGAAGAAAGAGGATATTATTATTCC GATAAACTCACACTCAGACAACAGAGAAGAAGAGGAACTGACAAAGAAAGGACGAAGACAACGAAAAAAAGACGTAGATGATCTTGATTGTGATGATGAGGATTTCTTTGCTGGTCTtgaggatgaagaagaagaagacgttgACAGtgacaaagaaaaataa
- the c17h9orf85 gene encoding uncharacterized protein C9orf85 homolog isoform X2, translating into MSSQKGNISRSRGQKHQNSTAFKNDKHGASLQVKKANSKIHDGLCQHCKGVLEWKVKYNKYKPLTQPRKCVKCSQKTVKDAYHIVCKPCSLQLDIC; encoded by the exons ATGAGTTCTCAAAAGGGAAATATATCTCGATCGCGAGGCCAGAAGCATCAAAACTCGACTGCCTTCAAAAATGATAAACATGGAGCGAGTTTACAAGTGAAG AAGGCAAATTCAAAGATCCACGATGGGCTTTGTCAGCACTGTAAGGGTGTTCTCGAGTGGAAAGTCAAGTACAACAAATACAAGCCCCTAACCCAGCCCAGAAAATG TGTGAAGTGCTCTCAAAAGACAGTGAAAGATGCATATCACATAGTCTGTAAGCCCTGTTCGCTCCAGCTGGACATCTGCT GA